One window of Oscillibacter hominis genomic DNA carries:
- a CDS encoding condensation domain-containing protein encodes MAGQAKKWYRLDSAGILYSALQREEYSAIYRFSAVMTAPVDPDALQRAIDAVMPRFPTFAVRIRRGLFWYYLEPNSAPGPFLKEDVSDPCQPVRFREDNGWLVRFYYYRSRISIEVFHALSDGSGALVFFRTLLAEYLRQLGHRIPCGDGVLDLNAPPDAGELEDAYARYAGPRANGLRLLPKAYGATGTAEPFYTFHVTMGFVPLDALKEKARQYGASVTEYLAAVLISVLLEKQRREHPYREKPVALAIPIDLRSYFPTRTLRNFITTIRPFIDPGYGDYTFPEIVSQVRHYMKLHINRQELRSAFTANVRFTQNPFLQIIPVFLKNPIMALNYRLIGVRPYSATFTNPGAFRVPDSMAPHIRCMEVILGQATVPRCHCASISYGNTMEITFAGTQVETDTERDFFRFLVREGLHVRVESNR; translated from the coding sequence ATGGCGGGACAGGCAAAAAAATGGTACCGGCTGGACAGCGCCGGAATCCTCTACTCAGCCCTCCAGCGGGAGGAATACTCCGCCATCTACCGCTTTTCCGCCGTGATGACCGCCCCGGTGGACCCGGACGCGCTCCAGCGGGCCATCGACGCCGTGATGCCCCGCTTCCCCACCTTTGCCGTGCGCATCCGCCGTGGGCTTTTCTGGTACTATCTGGAGCCCAACAGCGCTCCGGGCCCCTTTTTGAAGGAGGATGTGTCCGATCCCTGCCAGCCTGTCCGCTTCCGGGAGGACAACGGCTGGCTGGTGCGCTTTTACTACTACCGCAGCCGCATCTCCATCGAGGTATTCCATGCCCTGTCCGACGGATCCGGCGCTCTGGTGTTCTTCCGCACCCTGCTGGCGGAATACCTGCGGCAGCTGGGGCACCGGATTCCCTGCGGCGATGGCGTGCTGGACCTGAATGCGCCCCCCGACGCCGGGGAGCTGGAGGATGCCTATGCCCGCTATGCCGGGCCCCGGGCCAACGGGCTGCGCCTGCTCCCCAAGGCCTATGGTGCCACCGGGACCGCGGAGCCCTTCTACACCTTCCATGTCACCATGGGCTTTGTCCCCCTGGACGCGCTGAAGGAAAAGGCCAGGCAGTATGGGGCCTCGGTGACGGAGTATCTGGCCGCGGTGCTGATCTCTGTGCTTCTGGAAAAGCAGCGCCGGGAACACCCCTATCGGGAAAAGCCGGTGGCCCTGGCCATCCCCATCGACCTGCGCTCCTACTTCCCCACCCGGACGCTAAGGAACTTCATCACCACCATCCGCCCCTTCATCGACCCCGGATACGGGGATTATACGTTTCCTGAGATCGTCTCCCAGGTCCGCCACTATATGAAGCTGCACATCAACCGCCAGGAACTGCGCTCCGCGTTCACGGCCAATGTGCGCTTCACCCAAAACCCGTTTCTCCAGATCATTCCCGTTTTCCTGAAAAACCCCATCATGGCCCTGAACTACCGGCTGATCGGCGTGCGGCCCTATTCCGCCACCTTTACCAATCCCGGGGCGTTCCGGGTGCCGGACTCCATGGCCCCCCACATCCGCTGTATGGAGGTCATCCTGGGCCAGGCCACCGTCCCACGCTGCCACTGCGCCTCCATCAGCTATGGCAACACCATGGAGATTACCTTCGCCGGCACCCAGGTGGAGACGGACACGGAGCGGGACTTTTTCCGCTTCCTGGTCCGCGAGGGGCTGCATGTGCGGGTGGAGAGCAACCGTTGA
- a CDS encoding alpha/beta hydrolase, with protein sequence MEKKKSSQAERKRLDPLMLALKALHSAGAPETMDPEELERQRRNQEILGRLAAPMVGMDWEEFSLDGMNAAWTRLKCPHGDRHVILYCHGGGYTSGNLGYSRVLSAKLANVTGYDVLSFEYRLAPEHPYPAAVEDALRAWDHLMLMGYGARDVVVAGDSAGGNLGLVLCHWLRSVGRRTPGALVLMSPWTDMTMSGESYRERAEIDPMLTVEYIEAVCTAYARGKDLRSPYLSPLFGQFEGFPPTLIQVGGHEILYSDSLRLRDAMEQAHVRCRLEVYEDMWHVFQMFPMKRAGAAMESVSRFLLER encoded by the coding sequence ATGGAGAAAAAGAAATCCTCTCAGGCGGAGCGAAAGCGGCTGGACCCGCTGATGCTGGCCCTCAAGGCCCTGCACAGCGCCGGAGCGCCGGAGACCATGGACCCGGAGGAGCTGGAGCGCCAGCGGCGCAATCAGGAGATTCTGGGACGGCTGGCCGCGCCCATGGTGGGAATGGACTGGGAGGAGTTTTCCCTGGATGGGATGAACGCCGCCTGGACCCGGCTCAAGTGCCCCCACGGTGACCGGCATGTGATCCTCTACTGCCACGGCGGCGGTTACACCAGCGGAAACTTAGGTTATTCGCGGGTGCTGTCGGCAAAGCTGGCCAATGTCACGGGGTACGATGTGCTGAGCTTTGAATACCGCCTGGCACCGGAGCATCCGTATCCGGCGGCGGTGGAGGATGCCCTGCGGGCATGGGACCACCTGATGCTCATGGGCTATGGGGCCAGGGACGTGGTGGTGGCCGGAGACTCCGCGGGGGGCAATCTGGGATTGGTGCTGTGTCACTGGCTGCGGTCCGTTGGACGGCGGACGCCCGGTGCCCTGGTGCTGATGTCGCCCTGGACGGACATGACCATGAGCGGGGAATCCTACCGGGAGCGGGCGGAGATCGATCCGATGCTGACCGTGGAGTATATTGAGGCAGTCTGCACCGCCTACGCCCGGGGAAAGGACCTGCGTTCCCCCTATCTCTCCCCGCTGTTCGGACAGTTTGAGGGATTCCCGCCCACGCTGATCCAGGTGGGCGGCCACGAAATCCTGTATTCCGATTCCCTGCGGCTCCGGGACGCCATGGAGCAGGCCCACGTAAGGTGCCGGCTGGAGGTCTATGAGGACATGTGGCACGTGTTCCAGATGTTCCCCATGAAGCGGGCCGGGGCGGCTATGGAGAGCGTGAGCCGCTTCCTCTTGGAGCGCTGA
- a CDS encoding pyridoxal phosphate-dependent aminotransferase, which translates to MKFSSKILKCGLSPMRKFHPYAVAAEKKGRKIYHLNIGQPDIETPKAFFDAVKHFEQPVLAYAASPGVPEYIDAVREYYGKLNIPLENGDILATTGGSEALEMVLACILDDGDEILIPEPFYPNYNTFVKVTGASIRPIPTTAEEGYHYADREKIEPLINEHTRAIMVTNPGNPTGVVLSRDEMRMIVDVAKAHNLFVIGDEVYREFVYAGQPLASLAEFDDAAENVVVVDSVSKRFSACGARIGVLVSRNKDLMAQAMKWCQGRLCSATLDQVGAAALYSVGPDYFAKVREEYKLRRDTVMRKLADIPGVVCKCPEGAFYIMAKLPVDDAETFQTWLLEEFEDHGDTVMFAPGEGFYSTPGKGRDEIRIAYVLKQADLERAMDLLALGIQAYNARK; encoded by the coding sequence ATGAAGTTTTCAAGCAAAATCCTAAAATGCGGACTCTCCCCCATGCGCAAGTTTCACCCCTACGCGGTAGCGGCGGAGAAAAAGGGCCGCAAAATCTATCATCTGAACATCGGCCAGCCTGACATTGAGACGCCCAAGGCGTTTTTTGACGCTGTGAAACACTTTGAACAGCCTGTTCTGGCCTATGCCGCCTCCCCCGGCGTACCGGAGTATATCGACGCGGTGCGGGAGTACTATGGAAAACTGAACATTCCCCTGGAAAATGGTGATATTTTGGCCACCACCGGCGGCAGCGAGGCGCTGGAGATGGTGCTGGCCTGCATTTTGGACGATGGGGATGAGATTCTGATCCCCGAGCCCTTCTATCCCAATTACAATACGTTTGTCAAGGTGACCGGCGCCTCCATCCGGCCCATTCCCACCACGGCGGAAGAGGGATACCATTACGCCGACCGGGAAAAGATCGAGCCCCTCATCAATGAGCACACCCGGGCCATCATGGTGACGAACCCCGGCAACCCCACCGGCGTGGTGCTCAGCCGTGACGAGATGCGCATGATCGTGGACGTGGCCAAGGCCCACAACCTCTTTGTCATCGGCGACGAGGTGTACCGTGAGTTCGTCTACGCCGGCCAGCCCCTGGCCAGTTTGGCGGAGTTTGACGATGCGGCGGAAAATGTGGTGGTGGTGGACTCCGTGTCCAAGCGGTTCTCTGCCTGCGGCGCCCGGATCGGTGTGTTGGTGTCCCGCAACAAGGACCTGATGGCCCAGGCGATGAAGTGGTGCCAGGGGCGCCTTTGCTCCGCCACGCTGGACCAGGTGGGCGCGGCCGCGCTCTACTCTGTGGGCCCGGACTACTTCGCCAAGGTCCGTGAGGAGTACAAGCTGCGCCGGGACACGGTGATGCGCAAGCTGGCGGACATTCCCGGCGTGGTGTGCAAATGCCCGGAGGGTGCCTTCTATATCATGGCCAAACTGCCGGTGGACGATGCAGAGACCTTCCAGACCTGGCTGCTGGAGGAGTTTGAGGACCATGGGGACACGGTGATGTTCGCCCCCGGCGAGGGCTTTTACAGCACGCCGGGCAAGGGCAGGGATGAAATCCGTATCGCCTATGTGCTCAAGCAGGCCGACCTGGAGCGGGCCATGGACCTGCTGGCTCTGGGCATTCAGGCATATAACGCCCGCAAGTAA
- a CDS encoding sodium:solute symporter family protein, translating into MENWQIILLIVALYCALVICVGVFTRTKGQNTLQDYFVGNRSLGAFVAFFTYVATFHSSFAFIGAAGQMYSGGIKFFATFTSCVVSPLMIYIIGRPTWYLGQKYNYMTQGELVGDYYESKALRYLVAVVSLVFLIPYLQSQIAAGGIIFETITEGRVSYLVGCVILYAVIISYILLGGFKAVAWTDTIQGVLMIVMVWIAGGVILIRTSGTLSWGGLMQTMATQFPEKVMVPMEYWPTYMTSFISLFGISIYPPSFQRFFAVKNPKTLKWLSVTTPIYLIFFYVPIMMIAFSGVVCMPNLERADQVVPMMLTQYASPVLVGLVMAGALAATMSSTDSQLHSASSIFTIDLYKGMKPEVSDKQALFAGKAFIVVISAAALLLSQFTSALITTIVTIALGGCLQVLPSLIGALYWKGASRQGALSGLVVGVSVVALTQYVPAIRTPLGLSSGFWGLVCNLIVFFVVSSCTTKPSDASIRKFHGYLEEVNRKYDEKEPV; encoded by the coding sequence ATGGAAAATTGGCAGATTATTTTACTGATTGTGGCGCTGTACTGTGCCCTGGTCATCTGTGTGGGCGTGTTTACCCGGACAAAGGGCCAGAATACGCTCCAGGACTATTTTGTGGGCAACCGCTCGTTAGGCGCCTTTGTGGCCTTTTTCACCTATGTGGCCACGTTCCACAGCAGCTTTGCCTTCATCGGGGCGGCCGGGCAGATGTACTCCGGCGGTATTAAGTTCTTTGCCACCTTTACCTCCTGTGTGGTCAGCCCGCTGATGATTTACATCATTGGCCGGCCCACCTGGTATCTGGGGCAGAAGTACAACTACATGACCCAGGGAGAGCTGGTTGGAGACTACTATGAAAGCAAGGCCCTGCGTTATCTGGTGGCGGTTGTGAGCCTGGTTTTCCTGATCCCCTACCTCCAGTCCCAGATCGCGGCGGGCGGCATCATTTTTGAGACCATCACGGAGGGCCGCGTCTCCTATCTGGTGGGCTGCGTGATTCTCTATGCGGTGATCATCAGCTACATCCTGTTGGGCGGATTCAAGGCGGTTGCGTGGACGGACACGATCCAGGGCGTTTTGATGATCGTCATGGTCTGGATTGCGGGCGGCGTCATTTTGATCCGGACCAGCGGCACACTCAGCTGGGGAGGGCTGATGCAGACCATGGCAACCCAGTTCCCGGAGAAGGTCATGGTGCCCATGGAATACTGGCCAACCTATATGACCTCGTTCATCTCCCTGTTCGGCATCTCCATCTATCCTCCGTCCTTCCAGCGGTTCTTTGCGGTCAAGAACCCGAAGACGCTGAAGTGGCTCTCCGTCACCACGCCGATCTACCTCATCTTCTTCTACGTCCCCATTATGATGATCGCATTTTCCGGCGTGGTCTGCATGCCCAACCTGGAGCGGGCGGACCAGGTGGTCCCCATGATGCTCACCCAGTATGCGTCCCCTGTCCTGGTGGGCCTGGTGATGGCCGGCGCGCTGGCCGCCACCATGTCCTCTACCGATTCCCAGCTCCACTCGGCCTCCTCCATCTTCACCATCGACCTCTATAAGGGGATGAAGCCTGAGGTCAGTGACAAGCAGGCGCTGTTTGCGGGCAAGGCCTTCATCGTGGTCATCAGCGCGGCGGCGCTGCTGCTCAGCCAGTTTACAAGCGCCCTGATTACCACCATCGTGACCATTGCCCTGGGTGGCTGCCTCCAGGTCCTGCCCTCCCTCATCGGCGCGCTGTACTGGAAGGGCGCCTCCCGGCAGGGCGCGCTCAGCGGACTGGTTGTGGGCGTAAGCGTAGTGGCGCTCACCCAATATGTCCCGGCCATCCGCACGCCTCTGGGGCTCTCCAGCGGTTTTTGGGGGCTGGTGTGCAACCTGATCGTGTTCTTTGTGGTGAGCAGCTGCACGACGAAGCCCTCGGACGCTTCAATCCGGAAGTTCCACGGCTATTTGGAGGAAGTCAACCGGAAATACGATGAAAAGGAACCTGTCTGA
- a CDS encoding DUF6282 family protein, protein MNGCIDLHFHIGPEAIPRKFDAIQAGEDLNASGMAGAVLKSHYFSTVPFVQMARSRGLETVWGSVVLNHYVGGLNPFALRGSLGMRANGQELLKVVWMPTVHAAAHLAIRRSDGEAYDVPPEWTGGIVSGTPVEKVPPISVMERGVQEALREILRIIADNDLILATGHLSKEEVFHLVPLAKSLGVRKVILTHPAYETTRLTVEEIRQLVALGGVYAEQSYALMPIDHLTPADVAAYIRGVGAEHTVMSSDLGQKSRMSSGEGMHLFCELMSKEGIGEDALRTMAAENPARLLGLI, encoded by the coding sequence ATGAACGGCTGCATTGATCTGCACTTCCACATAGGCCCGGAGGCCATCCCAAGAAAATTTGATGCCATCCAGGCCGGGGAAGACCTCAACGCAAGCGGCATGGCCGGCGCGGTGCTGAAGAGCCATTACTTCTCCACCGTGCCCTTTGTCCAGATGGCGCGAAGCCGGGGCCTGGAAACGGTGTGGGGCTCGGTGGTGCTGAACCACTATGTGGGCGGGCTGAATCCCTTTGCACTGCGGGGCTCGCTGGGGATGCGGGCCAATGGGCAGGAGCTGTTGAAAGTCGTGTGGATGCCCACGGTCCACGCGGCCGCTCATCTCGCGATCCGGCGCTCCGACGGCGAGGCCTACGACGTGCCGCCGGAGTGGACGGGAGGGATTGTCTCCGGCACGCCGGTGGAAAAGGTCCCGCCGATCTCCGTGATGGAGCGGGGCGTACAGGAGGCCCTGAGGGAGATTCTGAGGATCATTGCGGACAATGACCTCATCCTGGCCACCGGGCATCTTTCAAAAGAGGAGGTGTTCCACCTGGTTCCCCTGGCTAAGAGCCTGGGTGTCCGGAAGGTCATCCTGACCCATCCGGCCTATGAGACCACCCGGCTGACTGTGGAGGAAATCCGGCAGCTGGTGGCGTTGGGCGGCGTCTATGCGGAGCAGAGCTATGCCCTAATGCCCATCGACCACCTGACGCCGGCGGACGTGGCCGCCTATATCCGGGGCGTCGGCGCGGAGCATACGGTGATGTCCTCCGATCTTGGCCAAAAGAGCCGCATGTCCTCCGGGGAGGGGATGCATCTCTTCTGTGAACTGATGAGCAAAGAGGGCATTGGGGAGGATGCGCTGCGCACCATGGCGGCGGAGAATCCGGCCCGGCTTCTTGGGTTGATTTGA
- a CDS encoding DNA translocase FtsK, with amino-acid sequence MATPAKKTKSNSSKRKKQPEKRPIRREVGGGVCLLLCLCVLVSYFNVQAIVLDWMAKLIRGLFGYGYYLAAPALGLAGVVLLSHRGRPVRLRTACTLLLPLAAGALGHMFFCRTAYQLSASGLLKGLWSSGIALKSGGAVSGMLAVLSITAFSKIVSIVLFLVVLVLLLLAAFHLSVGAVIEKARSRQRLEYELEEELPPRPAGEERPRRIGRPSIDIPLDEEQEKKPSSFSGFFRHKSDQIKTPDQVLQKDEGLSPEPPMKQPAPPLPEPADLGAAAEPAPEPAAPPPKAESKKLTSEEVAAATQEVSQEIASQMAEEKSDYQYPPITLLHQNHEENFTEVGAELRNNSRRLAETLSSFGVVAKAGDVVHGPSVTRYEFVLDQGVKLSKLTGLADDIALALGASGVRIAPIPDKISVVGIEVPNKQVSSVLIRDVIESAEFVGHKSNVAFAVGKDIGGNNIVGNIAKLPHVLIAGTTGSGKSVCTNSLIVSLLYKSTPDEVRFIMVDPKMVELAPYNGIPHLLIPVVTDPKKAAGALQWAVFEMMKRYKLFSENGIKDLAGYNALARKSEDLHTLPTVVVVIDELADLMLVAAKEVEESICRVAQMGRAAGMHLVIATQRPSADVITGLMKANIPSRIAFAVASSLESRIILDTQGAEKLVGRGDMLYAPLGAGKPQRIQGCFISPEEIEQVVEFVKQSGDADYDQDVIRKIEESMQEREKGGKGSASAQGSAGGEEEGDELLPAAVDVVLETGQASVSMLQRRLKLGYSRAARLVDQMEERGIVGPFEGSKPRQLLITKDQWQEMQMRSSGELPECGEEED; translated from the coding sequence GTGGCAACACCCGCAAAGAAAACCAAATCCAATTCATCCAAAAGGAAAAAGCAGCCGGAAAAGCGCCCCATCCGCCGGGAGGTGGGAGGAGGCGTCTGCCTGCTGCTGTGCCTGTGCGTGCTGGTCAGTTACTTCAACGTGCAGGCCATTGTGCTTGACTGGATGGCAAAGCTGATCCGGGGCCTCTTTGGCTACGGCTATTATCTGGCCGCGCCTGCGCTGGGGCTGGCCGGAGTGGTGCTGCTGAGCCACCGCGGCCGCCCGGTGCGGCTGCGCACCGCCTGCACGCTGCTACTGCCGCTGGCGGCCGGTGCGCTGGGCCACATGTTCTTTTGCCGCACCGCCTATCAGCTCTCCGCCTCCGGGCTTTTGAAGGGGCTGTGGAGTTCCGGCATCGCGCTCAAGAGCGGCGGAGCCGTCTCCGGCATGCTGGCGGTGCTTTCCATCACCGCGTTCAGCAAAATCGTCTCCATTGTTTTATTCCTGGTGGTGCTTGTGCTGCTGCTTCTGGCCGCGTTCCATCTGAGCGTTGGGGCGGTCATTGAAAAGGCCCGCAGCCGTCAGCGCCTCGAATATGAACTGGAGGAGGAACTGCCGCCCCGCCCGGCCGGAGAGGAGCGTCCCAGGCGGATCGGGCGGCCCAGCATCGACATCCCCCTGGATGAAGAGCAGGAGAAAAAGCCCTCATCCTTCTCCGGCTTTTTCCGCCACAAGAGCGATCAGATCAAGACCCCGGACCAGGTGCTGCAAAAGGACGAGGGGCTGTCTCCGGAGCCGCCGATGAAGCAGCCTGCTCCGCCGCTTCCGGAACCGGCGGACCTGGGAGCGGCGGCGGAGCCGGCACCGGAGCCCGCAGCCCCGCCGCCCAAGGCGGAGAGCAAGAAACTGACCTCGGAGGAGGTGGCCGCCGCCACCCAGGAGGTCTCTCAGGAGATTGCCAGCCAGATGGCGGAGGAGAAGAGCGACTACCAATACCCGCCCATCACGCTGCTGCATCAAAACCACGAGGAGAACTTCACGGAGGTGGGCGCCGAGCTGCGCAACAACTCCCGCCGCCTGGCGGAGACGCTCAGCAGCTTCGGCGTGGTGGCAAAGGCCGGGGATGTGGTGCACGGCCCGTCTGTGACCCGGTATGAGTTCGTTTTGGACCAGGGTGTCAAGCTCTCCAAGCTCACCGGCCTGGCCGATGACATTGCCCTGGCCCTGGGGGCCAGCGGCGTCCGCATCGCCCCCATCCCGGACAAGATTTCCGTGGTGGGCATCGAAGTGCCCAACAAGCAGGTGTCCAGCGTGCTCATCCGGGACGTGATCGAGTCGGCGGAGTTTGTGGGACACAAGTCCAACGTGGCCTTTGCGGTGGGCAAGGACATCGGCGGCAACAACATTGTGGGCAACATCGCCAAGCTGCCCCACGTCCTGATCGCCGGCACCACGGGCTCCGGCAAGTCCGTGTGCACTAACTCCCTGATCGTGAGCCTGCTCTATAAGTCCACGCCCGACGAGGTCCGCTTCATCATGGTGGATCCCAAGATGGTGGAGCTGGCACCCTACAACGGCATCCCCCACCTGCTGATCCCGGTGGTGACGGACCCCAAAAAGGCTGCCGGAGCGCTGCAGTGGGCGGTGTTCGAGATGATGAAGCGCTATAAGCTCTTTTCAGAGAATGGCATCAAGGACTTGGCCGGCTACAATGCCCTGGCCAGGAAGAGCGAGGACCTGCACACCCTGCCCACGGTGGTGGTGGTGATCGATGAGCTGGCCGACTTGATGCTGGTGGCGGCCAAGGAGGTGGAGGAATCCATCTGCCGGGTGGCCCAGATGGGCCGCGCCGCCGGAATGCACCTGGTCATCGCCACCCAGCGGCCCTCCGCCGACGTGATCACCGGATTGATGAAGGCCAACATCCCCTCCCGGATCGCCTTTGCCGTGGCGTCCTCCCTGGAGTCCCGGATCATCCTGGACACCCAGGGCGCGGAGAAGCTGGTGGGCCGGGGCGACATGCTCTATGCGCCCCTGGGCGCAGGAAAGCCCCAGCGCATCCAGGGCTGCTTCATCTCCCCGGAGGAGATCGAGCAGGTGGTGGAGTTTGTCAAGCAGAGCGGCGACGCCGACTACGACCAGGACGTGATCCGCAAGATCGAGGAATCCATGCAGGAGCGGGAGAAGGGCGGCAAAGGCTCCGCCTCCGCCCAGGGTTCCGCCGGAGGCGAGGAGGAGGGCGACGAGCTGCTGCCAGCCGCTGTGGACGTGGTGCTGGAAACGGGACAGGCTTCAGTCTCCATGCTCCAGCGCCGGCTGAAGTTAGGTTATTCCCGGGCCGCCCGGCTGGTGGACCAAATGGAGGAGCGGGGAATCGTGGGGCCGTTCGAAGGCTCCAAGCCCCGGCAGCTGCTGATTACCAAGGACCAGTGGCAGGAGATGCAGATGCGTTCCAGCGGCGAACTGCCGGAGTGCGGGGAAGAAGAAGACTAA
- a CDS encoding undecaprenyl-diphosphate phosphatase — MSLFSSFLLGLIQGIAEFLPISSSGHLSIAQNLLGIQAVGEEHVFFDVLLHLGTLAAVFVAYWSDIVDMVREFFSAIGDLIHHRTTPHTPPARRMILLIVVGTLPLFAILPIKDLVEGLYYNTAFIGCALLVTGVLLFLSDRVKKGRKTEKTATMLDAVLVGVGQAIATCPGISRSGMTICTGTFLGFDRRFAVRFSFLLSIPAVLGANILDMADAVQAGIDWSQVPVYLVGIAAAAVSGYLCIRLIRMIADKGRFGFFAYYCWAAGAITLLLTILH; from the coding sequence TTGTCACTGTTTTCATCGTTTTTGTTGGGGCTGATCCAGGGAATTGCAGAGTTCCTTCCCATCTCCAGTTCCGGCCACCTGTCCATTGCCCAGAATCTTTTGGGCATCCAGGCAGTGGGCGAGGAACATGTGTTTTTTGACGTGCTGCTGCATCTGGGCACCCTGGCAGCGGTGTTTGTGGCGTATTGGAGTGACATTGTGGATATGGTGCGGGAGTTTTTCTCCGCCATTGGGGATCTGATCCACCACCGCACCACGCCCCACACGCCGCCTGCCCGGCGGATGATTCTGCTGATCGTTGTGGGCACGCTGCCGCTGTTTGCCATTCTGCCCATCAAAGACCTGGTGGAGGGGCTTTATTACAACACGGCGTTCATCGGCTGCGCCCTTCTGGTCACCGGCGTGCTGCTCTTTTTGAGCGACCGAGTGAAGAAGGGACGCAAGACAGAGAAGACCGCCACCATGTTAGACGCCGTCCTGGTGGGCGTTGGCCAGGCCATTGCCACCTGCCCCGGAATTTCCCGCTCCGGAATGACCATCTGCACCGGCACCTTTTTGGGCTTTGACCGGCGGTTTGCCGTCCGCTTTTCCTTCCTGCTTTCCATTCCCGCCGTATTGGGTGCCAATATCCTGGATATGGCGGACGCAGTGCAGGCGGGGATCGACTGGAGCCAGGTTCCGGTCTATCTGGTGGGCATTGCAGCTGCCGCGGTTTCGGGATATCTCTGCATCCGGCTGATCCGCATGATCGCGGACAAGGGCCGGTTCGGATTTTTTGCATATTACTGCTGGGCGGCAGGCGCGATTACCCTGCTGCTGACCATTCTGCACTGA
- a CDS encoding MATE family efflux transporter, which yields MQQNSENKMGVLPVGKLLFSMAVPMMISMLVQALYNVVDSVFVAKISQDALNAVSLAFPLQNLMIAMGGGTAVGINALLSRSLGEKRQDMADKAANTGIFLAFCSFVVFAIIGLTLSRPFFLAQIKNPVVVEYGTSYATICLGLSIGLFSQFCFERLLQSTGRTTLAMTTQLIGAVINLALDPILIFGLFGAPRMEVAGAAVATVAGQIVAAIAAIILNLKCNPDIHIRLREIRWDRRIAGEIYRVGLPSIVMQSIGSIMTFGLNKILVSFTEAATAVFGAYFKLQSFIFMPVFGLNNGMVPIISYNYGAARLDRVKKTIKLTIITAICVMTTGFAVFQLMPRTLLSFFSASDEMYAIGTVALRIISIHFPVAGFCIIAGSVFQAIGNPFHSLINSVCRQLLVLLPVAWLLAQTGRLELVWFSFLIAELASLTLSSYFMKRTMRRVAEEIGTGEEPSE from the coding sequence ATGCAGCAAAACTCTGAAAATAAAATGGGCGTTCTGCCGGTGGGCAAACTGCTCTTTTCCATGGCCGTCCCCATGATGATCTCCATGTTGGTACAAGCCCTCTACAATGTGGTGGACAGCGTATTCGTGGCCAAGATCAGCCAGGACGCCCTGAACGCCGTGTCCCTGGCCTTTCCCCTGCAAAACCTGATGATCGCCATGGGCGGCGGCACCGCCGTGGGCATCAATGCCCTGCTGTCCCGCTCCCTGGGGGAAAAACGGCAGGATATGGCGGACAAGGCCGCCAACACGGGCATTTTCCTGGCGTTTTGCAGCTTTGTGGTGTTCGCCATTATCGGCCTGACCCTCTCCCGGCCCTTCTTCCTGGCTCAAATTAAAAATCCGGTGGTGGTGGAGTACGGCACCAGCTATGCCACCATCTGCCTGGGGCTGTCCATAGGACTGTTCAGCCAGTTCTGTTTCGAGCGGCTGCTCCAGTCCACCGGCCGCACCACCCTGGCCATGACCACGCAGCTGATCGGCGCCGTGATCAACCTTGCCCTGGACCCCATCTTGATTTTTGGCCTTTTCGGCGCACCTCGGATGGAGGTGGCCGGCGCGGCCGTAGCAACGGTGGCGGGCCAAATCGTGGCGGCCATCGCGGCCATTATCCTGAACCTCAAGTGCAACCCCGACATCCACATCCGCCTCCGGGAAATCCGGTGGGACCGCCGCATCGCGGGGGAAATCTACCGGGTGGGCCTGCCCTCCATCGTCATGCAGTCCATTGGCTCTATCATGACTTTCGGCCTGAATAAAATCCTGGTCTCCTTTACGGAGGCCGCCACAGCCGTGTTCGGCGCCTACTTCAAGCTGCAGAGCTTTATCTTTATGCCGGTCTTCGGCCTCAACAACGGCATGGTGCCCATCATCTCCTACAACTATGGCGCCGCCCGGCTGGACCGGGTGAAAAAGACCATCAAGCTCACCATCATCACTGCAATCTGCGTGATGACCACCGGGTTCGCCGTTTTCCAGCTGATGCCCCGGACACTTCTCTCCTTTTTCAGCGCCTCGGATGAAATGTACGCCATCGGCACGGTGGCCCTGCGGATCATCAGCATCCACTTTCCCGTGGCCGGCTTCTGCATCATCGCCGGCTCCGTGTTCCAAGCCATCGGCAACCCCTTTCACAGCCTCATCAACTCCGTGTGCCGCCAGCTTTTGGTGCTTCTGCCGGTTGCCTGGCTGCTGGCCCAGACGGGACGGCTGGAGCTGGTTTGGTTCTCCTTCCTCATTGCCGAACTGGCCTCCCTGACCCTCAGCTCCTACTTTATGAAACGCACCATGCGCCGCGTGGCCGAAGAGATTGGGACTGGGGAAGAACCCTCAGAATAG